Proteins from a single region of Oscillatoria sp. FACHB-1406:
- a CDS encoding glycosyltransferase, with amino-acid sequence MRKLYFLLPGLGGKFACGGLWAELKAVNLARQICPVEVVTYRQREKETLFLDDILKQENLADKIFVLSWGFDVPKLAAKLKNYHLIYHAHSANYGFTLPAEVPIITVSRNTLGYWGQKAPHSLIYYLPNQISDEFRDLNLERDIDVLVQARKSSSYLLKDLISTLQKHCNVQLIDYYVEDLPGLFNRAKVYLYDSAEYWALQGVSEGFGLQPLEALACGCQVFSSVNGGLSDYLDPGFNCYKIAGYSTEFDRDRILEILKRPVLPAINEQQLAEYRSENILKKLLVILEEINTFFDKKESYTDRIESLTPLRIATLRAAAFKQKIIKRLR; translated from the coding sequence ATGAGGAAACTCTATTTCTTATTACCGGGATTGGGTGGGAAGTTTGCTTGCGGCGGCTTGTGGGCAGAGTTAAAAGCTGTTAACCTCGCGCGGCAAATTTGCCCCGTAGAAGTCGTTACTTATCGCCAGCGAGAAAAAGAAACGCTCTTTCTCGACGATATCCTGAAGCAAGAGAACTTAGCAGACAAAATCTTCGTTTTGAGTTGGGGTTTTGATGTCCCCAAACTCGCCGCAAAATTAAAAAATTATCATCTCATTTATCACGCCCATAGTGCGAACTACGGCTTTACCTTGCCCGCTGAAGTTCCCATCATTACCGTCAGCCGCAATACCCTCGGATATTGGGGACAAAAAGCCCCCCATTCGCTAATTTATTACCTTCCCAATCAAATTTCGGATGAGTTTCGCGATTTAAACTTAGAGCGCGATATTGATGTTTTAGTGCAAGCTCGGAAATCTTCAAGTTATTTATTAAAAGATTTGATTTCGACTTTACAAAAACACTGCAATGTGCAGTTAATCGATTATTACGTGGAAGATTTACCGGGATTATTCAATCGAGCCAAAGTGTATCTTTACGACTCAGCAGAATATTGGGCGTTGCAAGGAGTCAGCGAAGGGTTTGGCTTGCAACCGTTGGAAGCCTTAGCGTGCGGCTGTCAGGTATTTTCTAGCGTGAATGGTGGATTGTCGGATTATTTGGATCCGGGATTCAACTGTTATAAAATTGCTGGATATTCAACGGAGTTCGATCGCGATCGCATCCTTGAAATTCTCAAGCGTCCTGTCCTCCCCGCCATCAACGAGCAGCAACTTGCAGAATATCGCAGCGAAAATATCCTTAAAAAGCTGTTAGTTATATTAGAAGAAATCAATACTTTTTTTGATAAAAAAGAGTCATACACTGACAGAATAGAAAGTTTAACTCCTTTGCGAATTGCCACCTTACGAGCAGCAGCCTTTAAGCAAAAAATAATCAAACGCTTGAGATAA
- a CDS encoding putative baseplate assembly protein, with translation MREYNFLPKLDKPNLDDRTFEDLLEECLLRIPRYCPEWTNHNPGDPGITLIELFAWLTDQMLLRFNQVPLRNYIVFLELLGIRLSPPNAAQTELTFYLTAAQPNPVRIPIRTEVATTRTETDEAIIFTTDRELFVGNPQIKHFLTSQIQPEDRLEDAPQKDRPYTLRNPFVNLQHEQNRQWDDIGEVELFEQSALYDCFYLVLEDRDERESLAGNVLAVTFKGQPATGTGINPDNPPLQWEAWNGREWQSDILRHKEDDRTKGFNFDSKDGWQGANSLTDGADAILHLPQNWPKTNLDTQYTGHWLRCVYRRVSGERQSCYISSPRITGLSVRAIGGSVDATECIEIVRELLGISNGKPGQTFELKSQPVLMREVDEHIAVQLLSQELEQEEAWQEVANFANSGPDDPHYTIDSLSGTVQFGPLVREPGQLKQLTRERRMTQGGGNLVRRSTGKPVHLVDPAPLTELDLNNIPVSSWQYGKVPPPEAEIYMTKYRSGGGERGNVRAGTLTVLKSAIPYVKSVINPKGAERGEEAESLEQAIIRIPELLRTRECAVTPEDFQRVVKQFKGVARARCVSDSEQTTPGMVRLLVVPDADRSYLDSRGIHPKDFNLKKIEPELKLYISDRKPLGIQVVFDTPTYVGVKVEIEAIVDRTVRYASLLERENFQKEILTQLYRFLNPTVGGFKEKGWEWGRTLYEADIITWCQQKVPEVRIRSAKLFRIIDHLQGWLCMNLPESEIALSKYELICSWAEPHNEDKYGHRVDFVD, from the coding sequence ATGAGAGAGTATAACTTTTTACCCAAACTCGATAAACCTAACCTCGACGATCGCACCTTTGAAGACTTACTCGAAGAATGCTTGCTTCGGATTCCTCGATACTGTCCCGAATGGACGAATCACAACCCCGGCGATCCCGGAATTACTCTAATTGAACTGTTCGCATGGCTGACCGACCAAATGCTCTTGCGGTTCAATCAAGTTCCCCTCCGAAACTATATTGTTTTTTTAGAATTATTGGGCATTCGCCTGAGTCCTCCTAACGCCGCCCAAACCGAACTCACCTTTTATTTAACCGCCGCCCAACCCAACCCGGTTCGGATTCCGATTAGGACTGAAGTGGCTACCACGCGCACGGAAACCGACGAAGCCATTATTTTTACCACCGATCGAGAACTATTCGTCGGCAATCCTCAAATCAAACATTTCCTCACCTCTCAAATTCAACCAGAAGACAGGCTAGAGGACGCTCCCCAAAAGGATCGACCTTACACCCTCCGCAATCCCTTCGTTAACTTGCAGCACGAACAAAATCGTCAGTGGGACGATATCGGCGAGGTCGAACTTTTCGAGCAATCTGCGCTCTACGACTGCTTCTATCTCGTTCTCGAAGATCGAGACGAGCGAGAATCGCTAGCGGGGAATGTCTTGGCTGTGACGTTTAAAGGTCAACCCGCCACTGGAACGGGAATTAATCCCGACAATCCTCCACTACAGTGGGAAGCGTGGAACGGTCGAGAATGGCAGTCTGACATTCTCCGCCATAAAGAAGACGATCGCACCAAAGGATTTAATTTTGATAGTAAGGACGGCTGGCAAGGCGCTAATTCTTTAACCGATGGGGCGGATGCTATCTTGCATCTTCCGCAAAACTGGCCGAAAACGAACCTCGATACCCAATATACCGGGCATTGGTTGCGTTGTGTTTATCGACGAGTCTCAGGAGAACGACAAAGTTGTTATATTAGTTCGCCGAGAATTACCGGTTTGTCTGTTCGCGCCATTGGCGGTTCGGTAGATGCAACCGAGTGTATCGAAATTGTCAGAGAACTACTCGGTATCAGTAACGGTAAACCCGGTCAAACCTTTGAACTGAAGAGTCAACCCGTTCTGATGCGGGAAGTTGACGAACATATTGCCGTGCAACTCCTCAGTCAAGAACTCGAACAAGAAGAAGCTTGGCAAGAGGTTGCTAATTTCGCCAACTCCGGTCCCGACGATCCGCACTATACGATCGATTCACTATCGGGAACGGTTCAGTTCGGTCCTTTGGTTCGCGAACCGGGACAGCTAAAACAACTGACTCGCGAGCGTCGGATGACCCAAGGAGGAGGAAATTTAGTGCGGCGTTCTACCGGAAAGCCCGTTCATTTGGTCGATCCCGCCCCTCTGACCGAGTTAGATCTCAATAATATTCCCGTATCTTCCTGGCAGTACGGGAAAGTGCCGCCTCCGGAAGCCGAAATTTACATGACCAAGTATCGCTCTGGTGGCGGAGAGCGCGGTAATGTGCGGGCGGGAACGTTAACGGTTCTGAAGTCAGCGATTCCTTACGTGAAAAGTGTTATCAATCCCAAGGGAGCGGAGAGAGGAGAAGAAGCGGAATCCCTGGAACAAGCGATTATTCGGATTCCTGAATTGCTGCGGACTCGCGAGTGTGCCGTCACTCCAGAGGATTTCCAGCGCGTGGTTAAGCAATTTAAGGGCGTGGCTCGCGCGCGCTGCGTTAGCGATTCCGAGCAAACAACACCGGGAATGGTGCGCCTACTCGTCGTTCCCGATGCCGATCGCAGTTACCTCGATTCTCGCGGCATCCATCCGAAAGATTTTAATCTTAAAAAGATCGAACCCGAACTCAAGCTATATATTAGCGATCGCAAACCTTTAGGGATCCAAGTTGTTTTTGATACTCCAACCTATGTCGGTGTAAAAGTTGAAATAGAAGCGATCGTAGACCGAACAGTTCGCTATGCTTCTCTCCTCGAACGGGAGAATTTTCAAAAAGAGATATTGACTCAACTCTATCGCTTTCTCAATCCAACTGTCGGAGGATTTAAAGAGAAAGGATGGGAATGGGGAAGAACGCTATACGAAGCCGATATTATTACCTGGTGCCAGCAAAAAGTGCCGGAAGTCCGCATCCGCTCGGCAAAACTCTTCCGAATTATCGATCACCTCCAAGGCTGGCTCTGTATGAATCTACCGGAGTCCGAAATAGCGTTGTCTAAATACGAACTAATTTGCTCTTGGGCAGAGCCTCACAATGAAGATAAGTATGGTCATAGAGTTGATTTTGTTGACTAG
- a CDS encoding phage tail protein codes for MTSSPSRPTLDFKLSSMRPLEAVEINSRELTYNASNNLSLRPGVPAEMLVKLENSGDTPIHWKVNLKGDFSPLWCKWEKDFYQQIKAKETIYFTLVFQVPENFFEERADSKNELWKLKLDYQVEVFVETREKGLVAYQVFKLVIRPPTVYINYLPALYGEIDFVRRLISLFEQAFDPTIQTLDTLWAYLDPLTAPRAMLPFLAKYWVAFPLDPRWNIKEQRRLIRNAIKLYRWRGTRRGLLFYLRLYTGLDLEDASFDIDLDLSDLPEEKQKISIQEVSSQGFILGKASMGTDSMLGGGRPYHFIVKICYPPSFQFDEQLVREIIEREKPAFSTYELNLKVQSTNWD; via the coding sequence ATGACCTCATCGCCTTCTCGACCTACCCTTGATTTTAAACTCTCCTCAATGCGACCGCTAGAAGCCGTTGAAATAAATTCTAGAGAATTGACCTATAACGCTTCTAATAATCTTTCATTGCGTCCCGGCGTACCCGCTGAAATGTTAGTGAAATTAGAAAATTCTGGGGACACCCCTATCCATTGGAAAGTTAATCTCAAAGGTGATTTTTCTCCACTGTGGTGTAAATGGGAAAAAGATTTTTATCAACAAATTAAGGCGAAAGAGACAATCTATTTTACTCTCGTTTTTCAAGTTCCTGAAAATTTTTTTGAAGAACGAGCCGATTCAAAAAATGAACTTTGGAAGCTTAAACTCGACTATCAAGTTGAGGTTTTTGTTGAAACCCGTGAAAAAGGGTTAGTAGCGTACCAGGTTTTTAAGCTTGTTATTCGCCCTCCCACTGTTTACATCAACTATTTGCCAGCGTTATACGGAGAAATCGATTTTGTTAGGCGATTAATCAGTCTTTTCGAGCAAGCATTCGATCCTACTATTCAAACCCTAGATACACTGTGGGCTTACCTCGATCCCCTCACTGCTCCGAGAGCGATGCTTCCTTTTTTAGCGAAATACTGGGTGGCTTTTCCGCTCGATCCACGCTGGAATATTAAAGAACAGCGCCGTCTCATTCGGAATGCAATTAAACTTTATCGCTGGCGGGGAACGCGACGAGGTTTACTTTTTTATCTACGCCTTTATACAGGATTAGATTTAGAGGATGCTAGTTTTGACATCGACTTAGATTTGTCCGATTTACCGGAAGAAAAACAGAAAATTTCAATTCAAGAAGTGTCCAGTCAAGGATTCATTTTAGGCAAAGCTTCGATGGGTACGGATTCAATGTTAGGGGGAGGTCGTCCCTATCACTTTATTGTGAAGATTTGTTATCCACCTTCATTTCAATTTGACGAGCAATTAGTTCGAGAAATTATTGAGAGAGAAAAGCCTGCTTTTTCTACCTATGAACTCAACTTAAAAGTTCAATCTACTAACTGGGATTAG
- a CDS encoding pentapeptide repeat-containing protein, translating into MNLNLLVLNFAAIATLAQLPLPLPRPLPSLGIPSQTQEPEPLRELKEKRICPGCDLQDANLERTYLQGANLRDANLERGNLRRANLREAYLREANLVGADLREADLRGADLRNARLQGANLKDAIIDDKTLFDKKWYTVWAIVNRVPIPTENLNGSDLAGANLSQIDLSNFNLEGANLEGANLANTRLQNANLRGVNLQNASLSLADLRGANLTQADLRQSQLNNANLERADLQEANLIGANLKGAILRDTNLSKANLEDAFLLDVAIDGINLSEARLEGSNLQNTRLNGLNLSGIDFNRADLQGTNLQNTILNAATLIMANLSESNLERAVLTEADLRRSDLENASLKGADLRRANLSGSNLRGASLEGADLREANLTSTPLRETLLNNANLRGANLSNLDLSEINLTAIDLSGANLQGVNLSKANLRGANLQGANLSEVDFTETDLANANLSGATVTETNLQKALLCDTTMPDGSLFACSEQRSPDSTVQKHN; encoded by the coding sequence ATGAATCTTAACCTCCTAGTGCTGAATTTCGCCGCGATCGCGACCCTCGCTCAACTCCCTCTGCCCCTGCCCCGTCCCCTCCCCTCCCTCGGCATTCCCAGCCAAACCCAAGAGCCAGAACCCCTCCGAGAGTTGAAAGAAAAGCGCATCTGTCCGGGCTGCGATTTGCAAGATGCTAACCTCGAACGCACTTACCTGCAAGGTGCGAACCTGCGGGATGCTAACCTCGAACGCGGCAACCTCCGAAGAGCAAATCTTCGGGAAGCTTACCTGCGAGAAGCTAACCTCGTCGGCGCAGATTTGCGCGAAGCCGACTTACGCGGCGCGGATCTGCGTAACGCACGACTCCAAGGCGCAAACCTTAAAGACGCAATTATCGACGACAAAACCCTATTCGATAAAAAATGGTACACCGTTTGGGCGATCGTCAATCGCGTCCCCATCCCCACCGAGAATTTAAACGGCAGCGACTTAGCCGGGGCGAATCTCAGTCAAATTGACCTCAGCAATTTTAACTTGGAAGGAGCCAATCTAGAAGGGGCAAACCTCGCCAATACTCGGTTACAAAATGCCAATTTGCGAGGAGTCAATCTTCAGAACGCTTCCCTTTCTCTGGCGGATCTGCGAGGCGCGAACCTCACTCAAGCCGATCTTCGTCAATCTCAACTCAATAATGCCAATCTGGAGAGGGCGGATCTTCAAGAAGCCAATCTGATCGGCGCGAATCTTAAGGGAGCGATTCTGCGCGATACCAATCTTAGCAAAGCCAACCTCGAAGACGCTTTCTTACTCGATGTCGCGATCGACGGAATTAACCTCAGCGAAGCTCGCCTCGAAGGTTCTAACTTGCAAAATACCCGCCTTAACGGGCTGAATTTAAGCGGGATCGACTTCAACCGCGCGGATTTGCAGGGAACGAACTTGCAAAATACGATTTTGAACGCGGCAACGCTGATAATGGCAAATCTTAGCGAGAGTAATTTAGAGCGCGCCGTGCTAACCGAGGCGGATTTGCGTAGAAGCGATTTAGAGAATGCTAGTTTGAAAGGTGCGGATTTGCGGCGAGCGAATCTGAGCGGTAGTAACCTGAGAGGGGCAAGTCTGGAAGGCGCGGATCTCCGGGAAGCTAATCTTACCAGTACGCCTTTGAGAGAAACGCTGTTGAATAATGCCAATTTGAGGGGGGCGAATTTAAGCAATCTCGATCTCAGTGAAATTAATTTAACCGCGATCGATCTCAGTGGTGCTAATTTGCAAGGAGTCAATCTTAGTAAGGCGAATTTGAGGGGGGCAAATCTTCAAGGCGCGAATCTCAGCGAAGTTGACTTCACCGAAACGGATCTCGCCAATGCGAATCTTAGCGGTGCTACGGTAACTGAAACAAATCTTCAAAAAGCCCTGTTGTGCGATACAACAATGCCCGATGGGAGCTTATTCGCTTGTAGCGAGCAAAGATCGCCCGATTCGACGGTACAAAAGCACAATTAA
- a CDS encoding GPW/gp25 family protein, producing MPQNTPSDYIGAGVAFPLRISVQGSLQLSDSGQNLDESIIIILRTSLGERVYRPNFGCRLSELVFEPLNIQTLLMIRLYVEEALEMWEPRIILEQVRTDPDPIRGVVGIHIQYRPKNSPDSRSLVYPFYLMPQENLSP from the coding sequence ATGCCCCAAAATACCCCATCTGACTATATCGGTGCTGGAGTTGCTTTTCCCCTTCGCATCAGCGTCCAAGGAAGCCTCCAACTCAGCGACAGCGGACAAAACCTCGACGAATCGATTATTATTATTCTGCGAACCAGTTTGGGGGAGCGCGTTTACCGACCCAACTTTGGCTGCCGTCTTTCCGAACTGGTTTTTGAACCCTTAAACATCCAAACCCTTCTCATGATTCGCCTTTATGTCGAAGAAGCCTTGGAAATGTGGGAACCTCGAATTATTTTAGAGCAAGTGCGGACAGATCCAGATCCCATTCGAGGGGTTGTAGGGATTCATATTCAATACCGCCCCAAAAATAGCCCGGACAGCCGCAGTTTGGTCTATCCCTTCTATCTCATGCCCCAAGAAAATTTATCCCCATGA
- a CDS encoding RNA-guided endonuclease TnpB family protein, whose translation MDKAYRYRFYPTTEQESLLRRTMGCVRLVYNKALAARTQSWYERHERIDYVQTSSMLTNWKQQEELDFLNEVSCVPLQQGLRHLQKAFTNFFAGRAQYPKFKKKHHGGSAEFTKSAFRWKDGQVFLAKCSVPLPIRWSRQIPTGCTPSTITVKLTPSGRWYISLLVDDPTIKPLPKTDKQIGLDFGVTSLIATSDGDKIANPKHFKRLYKKLKRLQKALSRKQKGSNNRYKARLKVAKVHAQITDARTDFLHKLTTQLVRENQTIVVEDLAIKNMVKNHKLANAISDASWGELTRQLAYKCQWYGRELVKIDRYFPSSKRCGNCGHIVDKMPLNVREWECPECGTQHDRDINASKNILAAGLAVSVCGATVRPERSKSVKAGAMKQKPRS comes from the coding sequence ATGGATAAAGCCTATCGCTACCGTTTCTATCCTACCACCGAGCAAGAATCACTCTTGCGACGGACAATGGGCTGTGTACGGCTCGTCTACAACAAGGCTTTGGCTGCTCGCACACAAAGCTGGTACGAACGACACGAGAGAATTGACTACGTTCAGACTTCCTCGATGTTGACAAATTGGAAACAACAGGAAGAGTTGGATTTCCTCAACGAGGTTAGTTGCGTTCCACTTCAACAGGGATTGAGGCATCTGCAAAAGGCTTTTACTAATTTCTTTGCCGGACGCGCTCAATATCCCAAATTCAAAAAAAAGCATCACGGCGGTAGCGCTGAATTCACGAAGTCGGCTTTCCGATGGAAAGATGGACAAGTGTTTTTGGCTAAATGCTCTGTTCCATTGCCGATTCGCTGGTCTAGGCAGATACCTACGGGTTGCACTCCGTCTACCATCACTGTCAAATTGACCCCTAGCGGTCGTTGGTACATTTCTTTGTTAGTAGATGACCCGACTATCAAGCCACTCCCCAAGACCGATAAACAAATCGGATTGGATTTTGGGGTGACGAGCTTGATTGCTACTAGCGATGGGGACAAGATTGCTAACCCCAAACACTTTAAACGACTTTACAAGAAGTTGAAACGCCTTCAAAAGGCACTGTCTCGGAAACAGAAGGGGAGCAACAATAGATACAAAGCAAGGTTGAAGGTGGCTAAAGTCCACGCGCAGATAACCGATGCTAGGACAGATTTCTTGCACAAGCTGACGACTCAACTGGTACGTGAAAACCAAACGATTGTGGTTGAGGACTTAGCGATTAAAAATATGGTCAAAAACCACAAGTTGGCGAATGCAATTAGCGATGCCTCTTGGGGGGAGTTGACCCGACAGCTTGCCTATAAATGCCAGTGGTATGGTCGAGAACTGGTAAAGATTGACCGCTACTTCCCTAGCTCTAAAAGGTGTGGGAACTGTGGGCATATAGTGGACAAGATGCCGTTGAATGTCAGGGAGTGGGAATGTCCTGAATGTGGGACTCAACATGACCGGGATATCAACGCATCGAAAAATATTTTGGCGGCAGGGCTTGCCGTGTCAGTCTGTGGAGCGACCGTAAGACCAGAGCGGAGTAAATCTGTGAAGGCTGGTGCTATGAAGCAGAAACCTAGATCGTAG
- a CDS encoding DUF1345 domain-containing protein, which yields MTLKWFERLDAKPRLLLSIAVTGLVYFFLSHGLTAIARVIISWDAGVIVFLVLVWLMTKGATAAMMRKNAQRQDENRLTILSLVVASACISLLAIAFLLKGSKNLPEWHLELHVALGVITIVASWLLAHTMFALHYAHLYYNRANNDSLPEGVEALDFPQEHQPDYWDFFYFSFVIGMTGQVSDVAIASRPMRRLALIQGIMSFFFNTVVLALTINLVAGLI from the coding sequence ATGACTCTCAAGTGGTTCGAGCGATTAGATGCAAAACCTCGTTTGCTTCTCTCTATTGCTGTTACGGGATTAGTTTATTTTTTCCTGTCGCACGGATTAACCGCGATCGCGCGTGTTATTATTTCTTGGGATGCGGGCGTTATCGTCTTTTTAGTCTTAGTATGGCTGATGACGAAGGGTGCAACCGCTGCAATGATGCGAAAAAATGCCCAACGCCAAGACGAGAATCGATTGACGATTTTGAGTTTAGTGGTTGCTTCGGCTTGCATTAGTTTGCTCGCGATCGCGTTTTTATTGAAAGGTAGCAAAAATCTTCCCGAATGGCATCTCGAACTGCACGTCGCGCTCGGTGTCATTACGATTGTAGCTTCTTGGTTGCTCGCTCACACGATGTTCGCCCTTCATTACGCCCATCTCTACTACAATAGAGCTAATAATGACTCTCTCCCCGAAGGAGTAGAAGCGCTCGATTTTCCTCAAGAACATCAACCCGATTACTGGGATTTCTTTTACTTTTCCTTTGTTATTGGGATGACGGGACAGGTATCGGATGTTGCGATCGCTTCGCGCCCCATGAGACGATTAGCCTTAATCCAGGGAATTATGAGTTTTTTCTTTAACACGGTAGTATTAGCCCTCACAATTAACCTCGTCGCCGGATTAATCTAA
- a CDS encoding DUF4159 domain-containing protein — protein MNHSFFPPPSIDPEQKLRPLERLQVYDSLMITAELWNVAHKYLRQRQNLHYQALHQPGIIYGLGVKPIPIPADVIRESRSDCWVEIQPGVAVDWEGNPIIVSEPITFFIRVPKASVENPPPAYLLISYRDPEELNAPRESAVVREYFRIDQKTELTNPGELELCRVRWSQGANSVVAPSDVLDPEVNQLDLRYRLRAQLHPQGIVRVGTVNASGSEIYNENWACLMRSVAVLYPNLVGDDAIARVELDIDASYSFLEQLKQYDILYLPPSLDSNLAMQQIHCLRYYLNAGGVILVEIPSDCPPPDYLVLLYDGRTQSQAPSWQTQLPRDHPIRNHPFLFAALPQLEQGAIEVWYRDGIILLKGELSAAWGLDERLSLPRSEIRTAQEFGINLLHFAWKRRELRQLLS, from the coding sequence ATGAATCATTCCTTTTTCCCGCCGCCGTCGATCGATCCAGAACAAAAACTGCGTCCCTTAGAGCGATTGCAGGTTTACGACAGTCTGATGATTACCGCAGAACTGTGGAATGTCGCTCATAAATATCTGCGCCAGCGCCAGAATCTGCATTACCAAGCGCTCCATCAACCGGGCATCATTTACGGATTAGGGGTTAAACCGATTCCGATTCCCGCCGATGTCATTCGCGAGTCGCGTTCGGATTGTTGGGTGGAAATTCAACCGGGTGTTGCCGTAGATTGGGAAGGAAATCCGATTATTGTTTCCGAACCGATTACGTTTTTTATTCGGGTTCCCAAAGCTTCGGTGGAGAATCCGCCGCCCGCTTATTTATTAATTAGCTATCGAGATCCGGAAGAATTAAATGCTCCTCGGGAGAGTGCGGTTGTTCGGGAATATTTTCGCATCGATCAAAAAACCGAGTTAACGAATCCGGGAGAACTGGAATTGTGTCGGGTTCGCTGGAGTCAGGGAGCGAATTCTGTTGTTGCGCCCAGCGATGTTTTAGATCCTGAAGTCAACCAGTTAGATTTGCGCTATCGCCTGCGCGCCCAACTTCATCCTCAAGGAATCGTGCGCGTGGGAACGGTGAATGCGAGCGGGAGCGAAATTTACAATGAAAATTGGGCTTGCTTGATGCGATCGGTAGCGGTACTTTATCCTAATTTAGTCGGGGACGACGCGATCGCTCGAGTAGAACTTGATATTGATGCTAGTTATAGCTTCCTAGAACAACTCAAACAATACGATATTCTTTATCTTCCGCCCAGCTTGGATTCTAATCTCGCAATGCAGCAAATTCATTGTTTGAGGTATTACTTGAATGCTGGAGGAGTTATTCTAGTGGAAATTCCGAGCGATTGCCCGCCTCCCGACTATTTAGTTCTGCTGTATGACGGACGAACGCAATCCCAAGCACCGAGTTGGCAAACCCAACTTCCGCGAGATCATCCGATCCGCAATCATCCTTTCCTGTTTGCCGCCCTCCCTCAACTCGAACAAGGCGCGATCGAAGTTTGGTACAGAGATGGCATTATCCTGCTTAAAGGCGAACTCTCCGCCGCTTGGGGATTAGACGAACGTTTATCGCTTCCCCGCAGCGAAATTCGGACAGCCCAAGAGTTTGGGATTAATCTTCTTCACTTTGCTTGGAAGCGACGAGAATTACGTCAATTACTTAGCTAA
- a CDS encoding cytochrome c biogenesis protein, which yields MTADVPSLKQQLSILPKQLLKTIADLRLAILLLLAIALFSIIGTVIEQGQSAVYYQANYPEHPALFGFLTWKVILAFGFDRVYRTWWFLSLLVLFGSSLTACTFRRQLPALKAARRWKYYTQVRQFEKLALSAELDRGSLDSLTPFLQQKNYKIFREGNALYARKGIVGRIGPIVVHASMLLVLIGSIVGAMTGFLAQEMVPSGDSFKIQNIIDAGPLAAPQVPQDWGVKVNRFWIDYSAKGNIDQFYSDLSVINNDGKELKRETIHVNQPLRYRGVTLYQTSWGISGVEVQVNNSPIFRLPMAPLDTKGNGQLWGTWVPIKPDLSAGISLLTRDLQGTLLVYDVEGQLVGAVRAGSSIEVNGVTLKVRQLIGSTGLQIKADPGIPLVYAGFGFLMLGVAMSYFSHSQIWALQDGDRFYLGGRTNRAQVAFEREIFDILERFNQGKENSAIESSPTILEVK from the coding sequence ATGACCGCAGACGTTCCCTCCCTCAAACAGCAACTCTCCATCCTTCCCAAACAACTCCTGAAAACGATCGCGGATTTGCGCCTCGCTATCCTCTTATTGCTTGCGATCGCACTTTTCAGCATTATCGGCACTGTCATCGAACAAGGACAATCCGCCGTCTACTACCAAGCCAACTATCCCGAACACCCCGCCCTCTTTGGCTTCCTCACCTGGAAAGTTATCCTTGCCTTTGGATTCGATCGCGTCTACCGTACCTGGTGGTTCCTTTCCCTCCTCGTCCTCTTCGGTAGCAGTCTCACCGCCTGTACCTTCCGGCGACAACTCCCCGCCCTCAAAGCCGCCCGCCGCTGGAAATATTACACCCAAGTGCGACAATTCGAGAAACTCGCCCTCAGCGCCGAACTCGATCGCGGTTCTCTCGACTCCCTCACCCCTTTTCTCCAGCAAAAAAACTATAAAATCTTTCGCGAAGGCAACGCACTCTACGCGCGCAAAGGCATCGTCGGACGCATCGGCCCCATTGTCGTTCACGCCAGTATGCTTCTCGTTCTCATCGGCTCGATTGTCGGTGCAATGACGGGTTTTCTCGCCCAAGAAATGGTTCCTTCCGGCGATAGTTTTAAAATTCAAAATATCATTGATGCAGGCCCCTTAGCCGCCCCGCAAGTTCCTCAAGATTGGGGCGTAAAAGTCAATCGGTTTTGGATCGATTACAGCGCTAAAGGTAACATCGATCAGTTTTATTCTGACTTATCGGTTATCAATAACGACGGTAAAGAACTCAAACGCGAAACCATCCACGTCAACCAACCCCTGCGCTATCGCGGCGTAACCCTTTATCAAACCAGTTGGGGAATTTCCGGAGTAGAAGTCCAAGTTAATAATAGTCCGATTTTCCGCCTGCCAATGGCACCCCTGGATACGAAAGGAAACGGACAACTTTGGGGAACATGGGTTCCCATCAAACCCGATCTGAGTGCCGGAATCTCGCTGCTGACGCGGGATCTACAAGGAACGCTGCTCGTTTACGATGTTGAAGGGCAGTTAGTTGGGGCAGTGCGCGCGGGTTCGTCGATTGAAGTTAACGGCGTGACGCTGAAAGTTCGCCAACTGATTGGCAGTACGGGGTTACAGATTAAGGCAGATCCCGGAATTCCCCTGGTATACGCCGGATTTGGCTTCCTGATGTTAGGCGTAGCGATGAGTTATTTTTCTCACTCGCAAATTTGGGCGTTGCAAGATGGCGATCGCTTCTATCTCGGCGGACGAACCAATCGCGCCCAAGTTGCCTTCGAGCGCGAAATCTTCGATATTTTGGAACGGTTTAACCAGGGGAAGGAAAATAGCGCGATCGAGAGTTCTCCAACTATCTTAGAAGTAAAGTAA